A stretch of the uncultured Bacteroides sp. genome encodes the following:
- a CDS encoding ATP-dependent 6-phosphofructokinase, producing MRIGILTSGGDCPGINATIRGVCKTAMNYYGMEVVGIHSGFQGLLTNDVEIFTEKSMSGLLNQGGTMLGTSREKPFKKKGVPPEVNKPAIMEQNIHQLGLDCVVCIGGNGTQKTAAKMAAMGLNVVSVPKTIDNDIWGTDFSFGFDSAVSIATDAIDRLHSTASSHKRVMVIELMGHKAGWISLYSGMAGGGDVILIPEIEYDIKNIGETIMNRLKKGKPYSIVVVAEGIKTDGLKRPAEYIAREIEYETGIETRQTVLGYIQRGGSPTPFDRNLSTRMGGHATELIANGEFGRMIALQGSEISSIPLSEVAGKLKLVTEDHDLVVQGRRMGVCFG from the coding sequence ATGAGAATAGGTATATTGACTTCAGGAGGTGATTGCCCGGGAATTAATGCTACCATAAGAGGTGTATGCAAAACGGCAATGAATTATTATGGCATGGAGGTGGTTGGTATACACAGTGGCTTTCAGGGATTGCTTACGAACGATGTCGAGATTTTCACAGAGAAGTCAATGTCCGGTCTGTTAAATCAGGGAGGAACAATGTTGGGCACTTCCAGGGAAAAACCATTCAAGAAGAAGGGAGTTCCGCCAGAAGTGAATAAGCCTGCAATAATGGAACAGAATATTCATCAGTTGGGGTTAGATTGCGTGGTCTGTATAGGAGGAAACGGCACACAGAAAACAGCTGCAAAGATGGCGGCTATGGGGCTTAATGTGGTTTCGGTGCCAAAGACTATTGATAATGATATCTGGGGCACGGATTTTTCTTTTGGCTTTGATTCGGCTGTAAGTATTGCAACCGATGCTATAGACCGGCTTCATTCAACTGCCAGCTCGCATAAACGGGTTATGGTGATAGAGTTAATGGGTCACAAGGCCGGATGGATATCTCTTTATTCCGGTATGGCAGGAGGAGGAGATGTTATTCTGATTCCCGAAATAGAATATGATATAAAAAATATCGGGGAAACGATAATGAATCGTTTGAAGAAAGGAAAACCATATTCAATTGTGGTGGTGGCTGAAGGTATTAAAACAGATGGCCTTAAGAGACCGGCTGAATATATAGCCCGTGAGATTGAATATGAGACTGGAATAGAAACAAGGCAAACTGTATTGGGATATATTCAACGCGGTGGTTCGCCTACCCCTTTTGACAGAAACCTTTCAACCCGTATGGGTGGACATGCCACAGAACTTATTGCTAATGGAGAATTTGGACGAATGATTGCATTACAAGGTAGTGAGATATCATCCATCCCTTTAAGTGAAGTAGCAGGGAAGCTAAAATTGGTAACGGAAGATCACGATCTTGTTGTTCAGGGAAGAAGGATGGGCGTTTGCTTTGGGTAA
- the rnc gene encoding ribonuclease III: MHALSLKSTANKIVLHNKIDRIRLFFRKDRESYSRFYSILGFYPHNISLYEQALLHKSSSVRSEKGRPLNNERLEFLGDAILDAIVADIVFKQFAGKKEGFLTNTRSKIVQRETLNKLAVQIGLDKLIKYSTRTSSHNSYMCGNAFEALVGAIYIDRGYDVCKYFMEVKIMKRFIDLEKIARKEVNFKSKLIEWTQKNKVTISFELIEQFLDKEANPIFQSEILIEGLSAGTGVGYSKKESQQNAAKMALKKIQTIPNFLQEVFDTAKKRVEAADLAKQEAAEASISETEIIASENSDLIPEEGLEIASIAAE; this comes from the coding sequence ATGCATGCGTTATCTTTAAAAAGTACAGCGAATAAGATCGTGTTACACAATAAAATAGATAGAATAAGGCTCTTTTTCCGTAAGGATAGAGAGTCTTATTCTCGTTTTTATTCTATTCTGGGGTTCTATCCGCACAATATTAGCCTCTATGAGCAGGCTTTGCTTCACAAATCTTCTTCTGTAAGGTCTGAAAAAGGACGGCCACTCAATAATGAACGATTAGAATTCTTAGGCGATGCTATACTTGATGCCATAGTTGCCGACATTGTATTCAAACAATTTGCTGGCAAAAAGGAAGGTTTTTTAACCAATACACGTTCTAAGATTGTTCAGCGGGAAACTCTTAATAAACTAGCTGTTCAGATTGGACTCGACAAACTTATAAAATACTCAACCCGCACATCTTCCCACAACAGTTATATGTGTGGTAATGCATTCGAAGCATTGGTAGGCGCTATTTACATTGACCGCGGATATGATGTTTGCAAGTATTTCATGGAAGTTAAAATCATGAAACGCTTCATTGATCTGGAGAAAATAGCACGTAAGGAGGTTAACTTCAAATCAAAGCTGATTGAATGGACTCAGAAAAACAAGGTTACAATTTCTTTCGAACTGATAGAACAATTCCTTGATAAAGAGGCAAATCCTATATTCCAGTCAGAAATACTTATTGAAGGTCTTTCTGCAGGGACAGGGGTTGGATATTCTAAAAAAGAATCTCAGCAAAATGCAGCAAAAATGGCTCTTAAAAAGATTCAGACCATACCTAACTTTTTGCAGGAAGTATTTGATACAGCAAAGAAAAGAGTGGAAGCTGCAGATCTGGCCAAACAAGAAGCTGCCGAAGCTAGTATTTCCGAAACAGAAATTATTGCCTCTGAAAACAGTGATCTCATTCCAGAGGAAGGATTGGAAATAGCAAGCATCGCTGCAGAGTAA
- the fabF gene encoding beta-ketoacyl-ACP synthase II, with protein sequence MELKRVVVTGLGALTPIGNTVPEFWENLINGVSGAGPITHFDTSLFKTKFACEVKGFDVTQYLDRKEARKMDPYTQYAVAVAKQAVTDSALDLENEDLNRIGVIFGAGIGGIQTFEEEVKNYAINRANGPKFNPFFIPKMISDIAAGQISIMYGFHGPNFATVSACATSSNAIADAFNYIRLNKANVIVTGGSEAAITEAGVGGFNAMHALSTRNEDATKASRPFSASRDGFIMGEGGGCLILEELEHAKARGAKIYAEIVGTGLSADAYHLTASHPEGLGAILVMKNALEDAEMKPEEIDYINVHGTSTPVGDISESKAIKEVFGEHAYKLNISSTKSMTGHLLGAAGAVEAIASILAIKNGIVPPTINHEDGDNDENIDYNLNFTFNKAQKREVNVALSNTFGFGGHNACVIFKKYSE encoded by the coding sequence ATGGAATTAAAAAGAGTTGTAGTAACAGGTCTTGGTGCTCTTACTCCTATAGGCAACACTGTTCCCGAGTTTTGGGAAAATTTGATCAACGGTGTGAGCGGAGCAGGACCTATTACTCATTTTGATACGTCACTGTTTAAAACTAAGTTTGCTTGCGAAGTTAAGGGGTTTGATGTAACCCAATATCTTGACCGCAAGGAGGCAAGAAAGATGGATCCTTACACACAGTATGCAGTTGCTGTAGCTAAACAAGCCGTAACGGATTCAGCACTTGATCTTGAAAATGAAGATTTAAACAGAATAGGTGTAATCTTTGGTGCAGGTATTGGTGGCATTCAGACTTTTGAAGAAGAAGTTAAGAATTACGCTATCAATAGAGCCAATGGCCCAAAGTTCAATCCCTTCTTTATACCTAAAATGATTTCGGATATTGCAGCCGGACAGATTTCCATTATGTATGGTTTTCACGGTCCTAACTTTGCAACTGTATCTGCTTGCGCAACATCTTCAAACGCTATAGCTGATGCTTTCAATTATATCCGATTGAATAAAGCAAATGTTATTGTAACCGGTGGTTCAGAAGCAGCTATTACTGAAGCTGGAGTAGGTGGTTTTAACGCAATGCATGCTTTATCTACACGAAACGAAGATGCAACCAAAGCTTCCCGTCCGTTCAGCGCAAGCCGCGATGGATTTATAATGGGTGAAGGTGGTGGATGTCTCATTCTGGAAGAATTGGAACATGCGAAAGCACGTGGTGCCAAAATTTACGCCGAGATTGTAGGAACTGGTCTTTCTGCAGATGCTTATCACTTAACAGCTTCTCACCCAGAAGGTTTGGGAGCTATATTAGTGATGAAAAATGCACTGGAAGATGCTGAAATGAAACCGGAAGAAATTGATTATATCAATGTTCACGGAACATCTACTCCTGTAGGTGATATTTCAGAATCAAAAGCAATCAAGGAAGTATTTGGCGAACATGCTTACAAGCTGAATATCAGTTCTACTAAATCTATGACCGGCCATCTTCTTGGTGCAGCTGGTGCTGTAGAAGCAATTGCAAGTATTCTTGCTATAAAAAATGGAATCGTTCCTCCTACTATCAATCATGAAGATGGAGACAATGACGAGAACATTGATTATAACCTGAATTTTACCTTTAACAAGGCGCAAAAGCGTGAAGTTAATGTAGCACTCTCTAATACCTTTGGTTTTGGTGGACACAATGCATGCGTTATCTTTAAAAAGTACAGCGAATAA
- a CDS encoding acyl carrier protein, with product MSEIESRVKAIIVDKLGVEESEVNLEASFTNDLGADSLDTVELIMEFEKEFSISIPDDQAEKIATVGDAVTYIEAAKA from the coding sequence ATGTCTGAAATTGAATCAAGAGTAAAGGCGATTATCGTTGATAAATTAGGCGTTGAAGAATCTGAAGTTAATTTAGAAGCAAGCTTCACTAATGATCTGGGAGCAGATTCACTTGATACTGTTGAGCTTATTATGGAATTCGAAAAAGAATTCAGTATTTCTATTCCTGACGATCAAGCAGAAAAAATCGCTACTGTAGGTGACGCTGTAACTTACATCGAAGCTGCTAAAGCTTAA
- the purN gene encoding phosphoribosylglycinamide formyltransferase, which translates to MSINIAIFGSGSGTNAENIIQYFESNPLIEVTLVLSNKADAYILERARLHHIPSVVFTKSDFQNADDLLTLLNKYNVDFVVLAGFLLQIPVALVHAYPNRIVNIHPALLPKYGGKGMYGDRVHEAVIAAGDKCSGITIHYIDEHYDSGSIVFQTTCEVLPTDAPPDLAARIHALEYKYFPKVIEDTINKQFNLSSNQ; encoded by the coding sequence ATGAGTATAAATATAGCAATATTTGGTTCTGGCTCAGGGACGAATGCTGAGAATATTATTCAATATTTTGAAAGCAACCCGCTGATTGAAGTTACTTTAGTTTTATCTAATAAAGCTGATGCCTATATATTAGAGAGGGCAAGACTGCATCATATACCTTCTGTTGTGTTCACTAAGTCTGATTTCCAGAATGCAGATGATCTACTGACTTTACTTAATAAGTATAATGTTGATTTCGTGGTGCTTGCCGGCTTCCTTTTGCAGATACCTGTTGCGCTTGTTCATGCATACCCTAATAGGATAGTAAATATTCATCCGGCGCTGTTGCCTAAATATGGTGGTAAGGGGATGTATGGTGATCGTGTACACGAGGCAGTGATTGCTGCTGGTGATAAATGCTCTGGCATTACTATACATTATATTGATGAGCACTATGATTCTGGTAGTATAGTTTTTCAAACTACTTGTGAGGTGCTTCCTACTGATGCTCCTCCTGATTTGGCAGCAAGGATTCATGCTTTGGAATATAAGTATTTTCCAAAGGTCATTGAAGATACTATTAATAAGCAGTTCAATCTCTCTTCTAACCAATGA
- a CDS encoding polysaccharide deacetylase family protein, producing MRKIEFILISLNLLSGSVFAMQMHSSEGCEFLRENSGYSDNQYEYGFDYNQSNQYNISNEGCLTGFSVCGHKMNDVTSSCCMTNLTKESLHQNSNKVVLGGIIQGDTSKKQIALVFTGHQFADGGEAICNTLKHQKVKGSFFLTGDFYRTYPKLVKHLQKGGHYLGPHSDKHILYADWTKRDSTLVSREAFRKDLTDNYQAMINAGIKLSKFRYFLPSYEWYNSNISSWCSEMGVQLVNFTPGTTSNADYTLPQMKNYRSSEEIYNNIMIYEQLHSLNGFMLLIHIGTDPGRSDKLYNKLDQIINHLKALGYEFVSVDKLL from the coding sequence ATGAGAAAAATCGAATTCATACTGATCTCTTTAAATCTGCTGTCAGGATCTGTATTTGCAATGCAAATGCATAGCTCCGAGGGGTGTGAATTTTTGAGAGAAAACTCCGGATATTCCGATAATCAGTATGAATATGGCTTTGACTATAATCAATCTAATCAATATAACATTTCAAATGAAGGCTGCTTAACAGGCTTTTCAGTCTGTGGACATAAGATGAATGATGTAACTTCGTCTTGTTGTATGACTAACCTAACCAAAGAATCCCTCCATCAGAACTCAAACAAAGTAGTTCTTGGAGGGATTATTCAAGGAGATACTTCAAAAAAACAAATAGCTTTGGTCTTTACTGGTCACCAGTTTGCCGATGGTGGTGAAGCAATATGCAACACTCTGAAACATCAAAAGGTAAAAGGCTCTTTCTTTCTCACCGGAGATTTTTACAGAACTTACCCTAAATTGGTAAAACACTTACAGAAGGGCGGGCACTATCTTGGCCCTCATTCCGATAAACACATACTTTATGCCGACTGGACTAAGAGAGACTCTACATTAGTTTCGCGTGAAGCTTTCCGTAAAGACCTAACTGACAACTATCAGGCAATGATAAATGCCGGAATAAAACTTTCTAAATTCCGCTACTTCCTTCCTTCTTATGAATGGTATAACAGCAATATATCTTCATGGTGCAGTGAAATGGGAGTGCAACTAGTTAATTTCACACCAGGAACTACATCGAATGCTGATTATACTTTGCCGCAAATGAAAAACTATCGATCTTCTGAAGAAATATATAACAATATTATGATATATGAGCAACTGCATTCATTAAATGGCTTTATGCTTTTGATTCATATTGGAACAGATCCTGGAAGATCAGATAAACTCTATAATAAATTAGATCAGATAATTAATCATTTAAAGGCTTTAGGCTACGAATTCGTTTCTGTAGATAAGTTGCTATAG